The following proteins are encoded in a genomic region of Sphingopyxis macrogoltabida:
- a CDS encoding antitoxin Xre/MbcA/ParS toxin-binding domain-containing protein, translating into MAASSFADSLGLKVAQRSPLAMANSIKAGLPLSSLERLSKAIAPDDASFPYRFVPRATLTRRKSAREPKLTIDEGNRVAAVAKVWEFAMDIYRDEEKAREFLYRRHPMLENQRPIDVATDTGVGADLVINLLGRAAYGGAA; encoded by the coding sequence GTGGCTGCATCCAGCTTCGCTGACTCGCTCGGGCTCAAGGTTGCCCAGCGCTCGCCACTTGCGATGGCCAATAGCATCAAGGCTGGCCTCCCGCTTTCCTCGCTCGAGCGCTTGTCGAAAGCTATCGCCCCTGACGACGCCAGCTTCCCCTACCGCTTCGTGCCGCGCGCGACGCTGACGCGGCGCAAGAGCGCCCGCGAGCCGAAGCTCACCATCGACGAGGGCAACCGCGTCGCAGCCGTCGCCAAGGTCTGGGAGTTCGCGATGGATATCTATCGCGACGAAGAGAAGGCGCGCGAGTTCCTCTATCGCCGGCACCCGATGCTTGAGAACCAAAGGCCGATCGACGTCGCCACTGATACCGGAGTCGGCGCCGACCTTGTCATCAATCTCCTAGGCCGCGCTGCCTACGGCGGAGCCGCGTGA
- a CDS encoding TniQ family protein, which produces MFDEVELMGDLPRPRWPLHPQPRPLERLDTYVRRLADTYGMGVATFCRYGLGCNVGDLDRCADDPPQALLERLSSGTGQSIRRLRNMTDARCHARTKVAARWVIRCDPEIVHKMRFRFSGHGGFVDSI; this is translated from the coding sequence GTGTTCGATGAAGTCGAGCTGATGGGCGACCTACCGCGCCCGCGCTGGCCGCTGCATCCGCAACCGCGTCCGTTGGAGAGGCTGGACACTTACGTCCGCAGACTGGCCGACACCTACGGCATGGGTGTAGCGACCTTCTGTCGATATGGCCTTGGCTGCAATGTCGGCGATCTTGACCGCTGCGCGGACGATCCGCCCCAAGCCTTGCTGGAACGCCTGTCGAGCGGCACCGGTCAGTCGATCCGCCGGCTCCGCAACATGACCGACGCCCGTTGCCATGCTCGAACCAAGGTGGCGGCGCGCTGGGTAATCCGCTGCGATCCAGAAATCGTCCACAAAATGCGGTTCAGATTTTCTGGACACGGCGGGTTTGTGGACAGTATTTAG
- a CDS encoding RES family NAD+ phosphorylase produces MRPGIVDRVLYSYRIGDPAGKHPIYDDEGARLFPGRWNTTNSPMLYSSEHYATALLEKLAHFNGVLPDNQHYIRITIPPGVSYEEFQPTAHPGWDGIDDSISKTFGAKWYVECRSCLLIVPSIPGGRIERNFLINLRHTDAGKITHDMASPVPWDTRLFQL; encoded by the coding sequence GTGAGGCCGGGAATCGTCGATCGGGTTCTCTACAGCTACCGGATCGGTGATCCCGCAGGAAAGCACCCGATCTACGACGACGAAGGTGCCCGCCTGTTCCCGGGGCGCTGGAACACAACCAACAGTCCGATGCTCTACTCGTCTGAGCATTATGCGACGGCGCTCCTCGAGAAGCTCGCGCACTTTAACGGTGTGCTCCCCGATAATCAGCACTATATCCGCATCACCATCCCGCCTGGGGTCAGCTACGAGGAGTTCCAGCCAACTGCGCATCCAGGCTGGGACGGCATCGATGATTCGATCTCGAAAACGTTCGGCGCCAAATGGTACGTAGAGTGCCGCTCTTGCCTACTCATCGTGCCGTCCATCCCAGGCGGCCGCATCGAGCGTAACTTTCTGATCAACCTGCGTCACACCGACGCCGGCAAGATCACCCATGACATGGCCAGCCCGGTGCCTTGGGACACACGTCTGTTCCAACTCTAG
- a CDS encoding Mu transposase C-terminal domain-containing protein yields MAEAASDLSLVPGPSWQEAERRAAVLRPLAALPACPREQVRAAAVVLGVSERQVYRLLRKCREGGGTVTTLVSSGSDGGRGKRRIEERREALIRDAVAELYLTPQRLSAEKIVVEVRRRARDQHVRPPSASTVRRRIAALSQEERRRRGDVAVPEAVLGSTVTAQAPLDVVQIDHTPVDLILVDPIERRPIGRPWVTVAIDVFSRCIAGLLVTLEAPSATSVGLCLAHVASDKRSWLTAIGVDADWPVMGRPRQIGVDNAAEFHSEALERGCAQHDITIDWRPFGRPQVGGVVERVIGTLMELVHGLPGTTFSNVMQRGRYDSDKAACLTLAELERWLAVAIAKLYHLRPHAGLDGEAPLQRYQEGVRALATEGLAPPSPRDPRAFLIDFLPVVRRTLRRDGVVIDHIHYFSDALKPWIERDGPPRRILIRRDPRDLSRIYVHDPDDGGYLEVGYRELSRPPVSLWEHRLARSRLRRQRQSEIDEGILFAGIEEMREIEVQARTATRTTRRNQARRLGLRVITDPAPRLSEPASPWPVRAVDGTASSEPFDVEEW; encoded by the coding sequence TTGGCGGAAGCAGCTTCGGACCTGAGCCTCGTTCCCGGGCCGTCATGGCAGGAGGCAGAGCGACGTGCGGCGGTGCTTCGGCCACTGGCGGCGCTGCCGGCCTGTCCCCGCGAGCAGGTCCGCGCAGCCGCAGTCGTCTTGGGCGTGTCCGAGCGTCAGGTTTACCGCTTGCTCCGAAAATGCCGCGAGGGCGGCGGTACGGTAACCACGCTGGTCAGCAGCGGATCGGATGGCGGGCGCGGCAAGAGGCGGATCGAGGAGCGCCGCGAGGCCCTGATCCGCGATGCCGTAGCCGAACTGTACCTGACGCCGCAGCGGCTGTCGGCCGAGAAGATCGTGGTCGAGGTTCGCCGGCGCGCCCGCGACCAGCATGTGCGCCCGCCATCGGCGAGTACCGTCCGGCGCAGGATCGCGGCTTTGTCGCAGGAAGAGCGGCGTAGACGCGGTGACGTGGCTGTTCCGGAAGCGGTGCTGGGATCGACCGTGACCGCCCAGGCGCCGCTCGACGTGGTGCAGATAGACCATACGCCAGTGGACCTCATCCTGGTCGATCCGATCGAGCGCCGCCCGATCGGCCGCCCCTGGGTGACGGTCGCAATCGACGTGTTCAGCCGCTGCATCGCCGGCCTCCTCGTGACGCTGGAAGCACCGTCCGCTACCAGCGTCGGGCTGTGCCTGGCGCATGTCGCGTCGGACAAGCGGTCGTGGCTGACAGCTATCGGGGTCGATGCGGACTGGCCGGTGATGGGACGCCCCCGGCAGATCGGCGTGGACAATGCCGCCGAGTTCCACTCCGAAGCTCTGGAACGCGGCTGCGCCCAGCACGACATCACGATCGACTGGCGACCATTCGGGCGACCGCAGGTCGGTGGTGTCGTGGAACGGGTGATCGGCACGCTGATGGAGTTGGTGCATGGCCTGCCCGGCACGACCTTCTCCAACGTCATGCAGCGTGGACGCTACGACAGCGACAAGGCCGCGTGCCTGACGCTCGCCGAGCTGGAACGATGGTTGGCCGTCGCCATCGCCAAGCTCTACCATCTGCGTCCCCATGCCGGGTTGGACGGCGAAGCCCCATTACAACGCTATCAGGAAGGCGTGCGCGCCCTTGCCACCGAAGGACTGGCACCGCCGTCGCCGCGTGATCCGCGCGCGTTCCTGATCGACTTTCTGCCTGTGGTCCGGCGGACCTTGCGGCGCGACGGGGTAGTGATCGACCACATCCACTATTTTTCGGATGCGCTGAAGCCCTGGATTGAACGGGACGGACCACCCCGGCGCATACTCATCCGCCGCGATCCCCGCGACCTCAGCCGCATCTATGTCCACGACCCCGACGACGGTGGCTATCTCGAAGTCGGCTACCGTGAACTTTCCCGGCCACCCGTCTCGCTATGGGAACACCGTCTCGCCCGATCCCGCCTGCGTCGCCAACGGCAAAGTGAGATAGACGAAGGCATACTGTTCGCCGGGATCGAGGAGATGCGTGAGATCGAGGTCCAAGCGCGAACCGCGACGCGCACGACCCGGCGCAATCAGGCCCGCCGGCTTGGGCTGCGTGTCATCACCGATCCCGCCCCACGGTTGAGCGAACCTGCTTCGCCTTGGCCTGTGCGAGCGGTCGATGGCACGGCATCATCCGAGCCTTTCGATGTAGAGGAGTGGTGA
- a CDS encoding recombinase family protein — protein MPDVLGYARVSTSDQDLEVQRRRLRDEAGAIRVFDDVISGKSFDRPGLNELIGFCRPGDIICVVRLDRLGRSLKELLETVDMFKARGLAFRSLEERLDTSSAAGELVFHVFGAIAHFERRLIVERTRDGIAAARARGKVPGRPTLDADKLASALKLIEAGVRPAQAAKQLGLGRSTLYRELAALKTEAPTTPALNAAE, from the coding sequence ATGCCGGACGTGCTGGGCTATGCCCGCGTCTCCACCAGCGACCAGGACCTGGAGGTGCAGCGTCGCCGGTTGCGCGACGAAGCGGGCGCGATCCGCGTGTTCGACGATGTGATCTCGGGCAAGAGCTTCGATCGGCCCGGCCTAAACGAGCTGATTGGCTTCTGCCGACCCGGCGATATCATCTGCGTCGTCCGGCTCGATCGCCTCGGCCGATCGCTCAAGGAGCTGCTGGAAACCGTCGACATGTTCAAGGCGCGCGGGCTCGCATTCCGTTCGCTGGAGGAACGGCTCGATACATCCTCGGCTGCAGGCGAGCTGGTGTTCCATGTGTTCGGTGCCATCGCGCATTTCGAGCGCCGGCTGATCGTCGAGCGCACCCGCGACGGCATCGCCGCGGCGCGCGCGCGGGGAAAAGTGCCTGGACGCCCTACGCTCGACGCCGACAAGCTGGCGTCGGCGCTCAAGCTGATCGAGGCCGGCGTGCGTCCGGCGCAGGCGGCGAAGCAGCTTGGGCTTGGCCGATCCACTCTCTACCGCGAACTCGCTGCACTCAAAACCGAGGCACCCACCACGCCCGCACTCAACGCCGCAGAATGA
- a CDS encoding TniB family NTP-binding protein, with amino-acid sequence MMGEPDHLSPAARPIADLPSSERLAHMHGQWWIAHPHAEAALARLDDAFRFGPGRVRPPNLLIVGPTNNGKSMIAEKFRRLHPPSPSSCGQREVVPVVVMQMPTEPSVRRFYGAILTALNAPVSFNLPGERLERYALDLLRAVEVRVLIVDELHNLLAGTHRRRAEFLNMLRFLGNTLRIPIVGLGTKQAQIAVRSDDQLENRFEPIPLPAWQDDGVFARLLASFERALPLRERSALADAPEIRSMVLRRSTGLIGEVAALLTAATVHALLHGRERIDRVMLEGCDFRGPDERRALFEASFPRVR; translated from the coding sequence ATGATGGGCGAGCCGGATCATCTCTCGCCCGCTGCCCGCCCTATCGCCGACCTGCCATCGTCGGAGCGCCTGGCGCATATGCACGGCCAATGGTGGATCGCTCATCCCCACGCGGAAGCGGCCCTGGCGCGGCTCGACGACGCCTTCCGATTTGGGCCAGGCCGCGTCCGGCCGCCCAACCTGCTGATCGTGGGGCCGACTAATAACGGCAAGAGCATGATCGCCGAGAAGTTTCGGCGCCTGCATCCGCCGTCACCAAGTTCGTGCGGCCAGCGCGAAGTCGTGCCGGTCGTGGTGATGCAGATGCCGACCGAACCAAGCGTCCGACGCTTCTACGGTGCGATCCTGACGGCGCTCAACGCGCCAGTGTCGTTCAACCTCCCCGGCGAACGTCTCGAACGCTATGCACTCGACCTTCTGCGCGCGGTCGAGGTGCGGGTGCTGATCGTGGACGAGCTGCACAACCTGCTCGCCGGCACGCACCGTCGCCGCGCCGAATTCCTGAACATGCTCCGCTTTCTCGGCAACACGCTCCGCATCCCGATCGTCGGCCTGGGCACCAAACAGGCTCAGATCGCGGTGCGCAGCGATGACCAGCTTGAGAACCGCTTCGAGCCGATCCCGCTACCGGCATGGCAGGACGACGGTGTGTTCGCGCGCCTCCTCGCCAGTTTCGAGCGCGCGTTGCCTTTGCGCGAACGATCGGCGTTGGCGGACGCTCCTGAAATACGCAGTATGGTGCTGCGCCGATCGACCGGCCTGATCGGCGAGGTCGCGGCCTTGCTCACTGCCGCGACGGTTCATGCGCTGCTGCATGGACGCGAACGGATCGACCGCGTGATGCTTGAAGGGTGCGACTTTCGTGGGCCGGACGAACGGCGCGCCCTGTTCGAAGCGTCCTTCCCCCGTGTTCGATGA
- a CDS encoding recombinase family protein, with the protein MLVGYARVSTDDQDLRLQRAALKDAGCRRTYEEKVSGAKPNRPELARMMDQLRDGDVVVVTRLDRLARSTKDLLDIAEKLNDAGAGLRSLAEPWADTTSPAGRMVLTVFAGIAEFERELIHQRTSSGRVAAQARGVRFGRPPKLTPDQIALGERLVGEGTSVREAAKLLKCHHSTLYRALPPGMADA; encoded by the coding sequence ATGCTTGTTGGCTACGCGCGCGTCTCCACTGACGATCAGGATTTACGGCTGCAACGCGCCGCCTTGAAGGATGCCGGCTGCCGCCGCACCTATGAAGAGAAGGTGTCGGGCGCGAAGCCCAACCGGCCTGAGCTGGCCCGTATGATGGACCAGCTTCGTGACGGCGACGTTGTGGTGGTGACGCGCCTTGATCGGCTCGCCCGATCGACAAAGGATCTTCTCGATATAGCCGAGAAGCTGAACGACGCCGGCGCTGGCCTGCGCTCTCTGGCGGAGCCCTGGGCGGATACCACCTCGCCCGCTGGCCGTATGGTGCTGACGGTATTCGCCGGCATTGCCGAGTTTGAACGCGAACTAATCCACCAACGCACTAGCAGCGGGCGCGTTGCGGCGCAGGCTCGGGGAGTCCGCTTCGGTCGTCCCCCAAAGCTGACGCCGGACCAGATCGCGCTAGGCGAGCGCCTGGTTGGTGAGGGCACGTCCGTGCGCGAAGCCGCCAAGCTGCTCAAGTGCCATCATTCAACGCTCTATCGCGCCCTTCCCCCCGGCATGGCCGATGCCTGA
- a CDS encoding Fic/DOC family protein, which produces MAGTDPYAYPGTDVLRNRLGITDGKELDRRERLIIRARGNEAARMDFPLTPDGYRVLHKHLFQDLYEWAGQDRTVNIGKQGSLFAHAPYIANGLNAMFKELGEKNNFRGLKREEFFDHLGHHMNELNAVHPFREGNGRTMRLHAAQIAREAGHPIRIASIDERAWMDGSRHGFTTGDHRALSAALSAASVKRDLGPEARTGPGGLAFLPSRDPPAGQRYRMTLNKVREELEKHLPVARAEAADRLSKLMKAGASTEGIVKARGELAYVRHAKGPVYQSHLLNYLGSREVEAVITPKQTPLERVREIGAALAVQINMQQGAQLQRAIRALERPIFPPGHSPMHERLADAFLKNAAEKNAADPRLAPAQAIVDAAVQAARGRGESARAIEATGESTRKAVAAVIRSGEPLNANAPELRGRGAAQQQSPSPSKDKGRSR; this is translated from the coding sequence GTGGCCGGCACTGATCCTTACGCCTACCCTGGAACCGACGTCCTCCGGAATCGACTAGGGATCACCGATGGCAAGGAACTGGATCGACGCGAGCGGCTGATAATCCGTGCGCGCGGCAACGAAGCCGCGCGCATGGACTTCCCGCTCACCCCCGATGGCTATCGCGTCCTTCACAAGCACCTGTTCCAAGACTTGTACGAATGGGCGGGCCAGGACCGGACCGTCAACATCGGCAAACAGGGCAGTCTATTTGCGCACGCCCCCTATATCGCCAATGGACTCAACGCCATGTTCAAAGAGCTTGGCGAAAAGAACAACTTTCGCGGCTTGAAACGGGAAGAGTTTTTCGATCACTTGGGCCACCATATGAACGAGCTGAATGCCGTTCACCCTTTCCGCGAAGGCAACGGCCGAACCATGCGCTTGCACGCGGCGCAGATCGCTCGCGAGGCCGGCCACCCGATCCGCATCGCCAGCATAGATGAACGCGCATGGATGGACGGATCGCGTCACGGTTTCACAACGGGCGACCATCGCGCGCTTAGCGCCGCGCTTTCGGCGGCGTCGGTCAAGCGAGATCTAGGACCCGAGGCGCGCACCGGCCCGGGCGGACTCGCTTTTCTTCCTTCGCGCGATCCCCCTGCAGGGCAGCGCTACCGAATGACATTGAACAAGGTTCGCGAAGAGCTGGAAAAGCATTTGCCCGTCGCGCGCGCGGAGGCGGCCGACAGGCTAAGCAAGTTGATGAAGGCCGGCGCTTCTACCGAGGGAATCGTCAAGGCCCGGGGCGAGCTGGCCTATGTTCGGCACGCGAAGGGGCCGGTCTATCAGTCGCATTTGCTGAATTATCTCGGATCGCGCGAGGTTGAGGCCGTCATAACGCCGAAGCAGACGCCGCTTGAGCGCGTGCGCGAGATCGGCGCGGCGCTGGCGGTGCAGATCAACATGCAGCAGGGCGCGCAGCTCCAACGGGCTATCAGGGCTCTTGAACGCCCGATCTTCCCGCCTGGTCATTCTCCCATGCACGAGCGACTAGCGGATGCGTTCCTGAAGAACGCGGCCGAGAAGAACGCGGCCGATCCGCGCCTTGCGCCAGCCCAGGCCATCGTTGACGCCGCCGTGCAGGCAGCTCGAGGCCGCGGCGAAAGCGCGCGCGCGATTGAGGCTACGGGGGAGTCGACGCGCAAGGCCGTCGCGGCGGTCATCCGATCCGGCGAACCGCTCAACGCCAATGCGCCGGAGTTACGGGGCCGTGGCGCAGCACAGCAGCAATCGCCCTCCCCGAGTAAGGACAAGGGCCGCAGCCGCTGA
- a CDS encoding GFA family protein: MPDPDEVPREDAGQQSLEGGCLCGSMRYVLTAPPRVHYCHCSMCRQSTGSAFAVLAWVRWDDVGWHGETQKTYRSSPIARRSFCGECGSPLTLHYEDDSGVEPGKVAFHVGTLDHPELVAPGYHYGAESRLPWPNAALGFPNGKQRNLGRRKGRSRPSALATL; this comes from the coding sequence ATGCCTGACCCTGACGAGGTGCCGCGCGAGGACGCCGGGCAGCAGAGCCTTGAGGGCGGATGCCTCTGCGGCTCGATGCGCTACGTTCTCACGGCTCCGCCACGCGTTCACTACTGCCATTGCTCGATGTGCCGACAATCGACCGGAAGCGCCTTCGCGGTCCTCGCATGGGTGCGATGGGACGATGTTGGCTGGCATGGTGAGACGCAGAAAACTTACCGATCATCACCGATCGCGCGCCGGTCCTTCTGCGGGGAATGCGGCTCGCCGCTGACCCTTCATTATGAAGATGACAGTGGGGTCGAGCCGGGGAAGGTGGCGTTCCATGTTGGCACGCTCGATCACCCTGAGCTTGTCGCACCTGGCTACCACTATGGGGCTGAAAGCCGCCTCCCTTGGCCGAATGCGGCGCTGGGCTTCCCGAACGGCAAACAGAGGAATCTTGGGAGGCGTAAGGGCCGCTCGCGCCCGTCAGCGCTGGCTACACTTTAG
- a CDS encoding DUF3768 domain-containing protein produces the protein MTNDTNEADRVEAIRKLNAMARSNPGAACRANITIGFQSLSDADRIGALSQIIAFANFTGENDPHGEQDFGAVYRLVSGEWTQHRPQDDKEISETVFWKIDYYDNALEFGSEAPWDDAKTTRVMTIMLASEY, from the coding sequence ATGACCAACGACACGAACGAGGCCGACCGGGTAGAAGCGATCCGTAAGCTCAACGCGATGGCGCGGAGCAACCCCGGCGCTGCATGTCGCGCCAATATCACCATCGGATTTCAGTCTTTGTCGGATGCCGACAGAATCGGCGCACTTTCGCAGATCATCGCGTTCGCCAACTTCACCGGAGAGAACGACCCTCACGGCGAGCAGGACTTTGGGGCTGTCTATCGCTTGGTGTCGGGGGAATGGACCCAGCATCGCCCGCAGGACGACAAGGAGATTTCCGAAACCGTGTTCTGGAAAATCGACTATTACGACAATGCATTGGAGTTTGGCAGCGAGGCACCGTGGGACGATGCGAAGACCACGCGCGTTATGACCATCATGCTTGCGAGCGAATATTAA
- a CDS encoding sulfite exporter TauE/SafE family protein gives MIAALIVLCAFLTSILSGIFGMAGGLILMGLLAWLLPITTALALHGMIQFASNLWRVILHRRYVAWRVLITFGMGAIAAMAFFALITFEPAKLYVFLGLGLMPILIWLPERWLRLEASNPWQSLVGGFVSTGLSLVSGVSGPVTDLLFVRTRLNRHQVVATKAVMQAIGHASKVVVYGGVLLSPAARAAIPLLAGTYRAAPPTGDDGAIFYRLMDGYAKADGGGMCPPTEHECPAGAGLVDVHDGALLAWGPSEVVFQGAFAGGGGILRQARPDSRREILLVAAFYGRARKATAQFYPAMATHFEGVWPNAPILNEAERTPKSLCRFIRFQHGQPNLCGTSRSGPAFDRRVN, from the coding sequence ATGATCGCAGCACTGATTGTCCTCTGCGCATTTCTCACGTCGATTCTGTCCGGCATCTTCGGCATGGCGGGCGGCTTGATCCTGATGGGCCTGCTCGCCTGGTTGCTGCCGATCACGACCGCGCTCGCCCTTCACGGCATGATCCAGTTTGCGTCGAACCTGTGGCGGGTGATCCTGCACCGCCGGTACGTCGCATGGCGCGTGCTCATCACTTTTGGAATGGGCGCAATCGCGGCGATGGCGTTCTTTGCGCTGATCACCTTCGAACCTGCAAAGCTCTACGTTTTTCTCGGTCTCGGCCTCATGCCGATCCTGATATGGTTGCCTGAGCGATGGCTCCGCCTCGAAGCGTCGAACCCCTGGCAGTCGCTGGTCGGCGGCTTCGTGTCGACGGGCCTCTCGCTCGTCTCGGGCGTGTCAGGACCGGTGACTGATCTATTGTTCGTCCGCACTCGCCTCAACCGGCATCAGGTGGTCGCGACAAAGGCAGTGATGCAGGCGATCGGCCATGCCTCGAAAGTCGTGGTCTATGGCGGCGTACTGCTCAGCCCTGCCGCGCGCGCAGCGATTCCGCTCTTAGCTGGGACGTATCGCGCTGCACCGCCCACCGGCGACGATGGGGCGATATTCTATCGCTTGATGGACGGCTACGCGAAGGCTGACGGCGGGGGCATGTGCCCCCCGACTGAACACGAATGCCCTGCCGGCGCCGGGCTCGTCGACGTACACGATGGTGCTCTGCTTGCGTGGGGTCCAAGCGAAGTGGTTTTTCAGGGGGCGTTTGCGGGAGGGGGCGGAATCCTACGCCAAGCTCGCCCAGATAGCCGGCGCGAGATCTTACTTGTTGCTGCCTTCTACGGTCGCGCCAGAAAGGCGACGGCTCAGTTCTATCCGGCGATGGCTACGCATTTTGAAGGTGTCTGGCCCAACGCGCCGATACTCAATGAAGCCGAGAGAACGCCAAAATCGCTCTGCCGCTTCATTCGCTTCCAGCACGGCCAACCGAATCTCTGTGGCACCTCTCGCAGCGGCCCAGCTTTCGACCGTCGAGTAAATTGA